In Glycine max cultivar Williams 82 chromosome 15, Glycine_max_v4.0, whole genome shotgun sequence, the DNA window TTTAACCCCTATTACTGAGTTAAAATAATCACATTTCTATCCAAATCAAAAAATCATGAAGTTGTCTGAAGATATATCTTCTGCTTAGCAAGAATGAATATACCTGTGTTGATAACTTTCTGATTTCTTGATTTAAGATTAAGATGAAAAGATTCAAATCTTCATGGTTTCTCCTAATAAAAGGGAAAACTGTCAACTTAGTGCAAGACAATTTATAAAACTGGAATGACTTGAAGTTACACAGATTGCACATTTAAGAACCTGTTCATAAACTTCAATTCAATCTCATCTGCCGCCCCAAATATAGATTTACGGAATAACctgacaaattaaataaaaatgtcaaTCCGAACATGACTTGAAGTTTACATAAAATGCAGTTGAAAAAGAAAGTGTACAAAGATCTGCAAGCATGAGGTACATTGGCCATCTTCGCAAGCTACTTATCTACTGGACACTCCTAAGGAAACAACATGCCCATATAATCTAGTACGAGGTGGTAAAAgtcaataaatctaaaatataaaatttaacagCAGAACTTAACAAAACCTAACCTGACAATCCACATTTTTCCTGTCTTTCGTGCATAACAGAGATAGAAGTGATAGACAAAATATATTCCTTTCATTTTCTAGCAACAAAGtcaatcatatttttcatatgctTGATAGCTTTTTCTTTCAGAACATGCAATGTCTTAATATTTACAAACTTAACTCACCCTCAGACATCTAAATTCTGAAGTTATATAACTAGAAGCAAGACCTAACCTACTTTTGACTATTTCTTTTCCAAAATTAACTATTACCAGCATCAAATATGAAGGAAAATGCTGTCATTACCTATCATCCCACCGTGAGAGACGACAAGCAAGTAGTGCTATAACTTCATGCACTGTTCTCGGCATATTATACCCTCCAGCAGAAAGAAGCTCCTAACCATAGTGAAGCACTGAATGAATTACATCTCTCTAAAAGAATATTATTGTGTAACTTGAGGCCAGAGAGACAGAACAACCTGAACTTCTGTTATACCCAGAACATTTATCCTTGATACTGATCCTTTTATATGCATTACAGTTACAAGGAAGTTTTGAGATTGCCAAGACCTAAGAACAATTGGAATGTCATCTTCTTCAACAAGAGGATCACCTGCGGATTGTCCCAAGAGCTCAAATAACAGCCCTCCTGCAACTCTGACTGGGACCTACAAGTAAGAAGTCCAATCAATATCGAGTTAGATTGGTTTCTGAGGAAAATTCATTGTGGGGTATGTCATTgaaggttttcttttctttgggagGCGGTACAAGTCATTGGATGTCTACTTAAATAGCTGTATTGCTTTCTTTCAGATGAACTGCTATCTACTGGTTGTGTGGCACTAACTCAAACAAGCCCAAGGTTTAATTCCTAAGGAATCCTaggtttatttttgtatttttctcatattttttttgtcttcttaatttatttttctcctcaAAAAATCACCATATCACATCCCGAAAAGTTTCTtgctatattaaaattatccaACTTAGTGCTAGGTGTCAAGCTCTTGATGCTGTGTTTTCCCACTCAATGATTTCTTAATGATTTTCCTGAAAAACTAACGACAACAACTTGAGATTTGTTGGTCTCTGTTGTGCTGCCCACACGGACTTTGTTCTAGTTTGTACTAAAACCCATCAACTGAAATCCAATTTCCATTGGTTTTCCTTCCACGCTTAATTTATCCTAGAAAACTCGAATCCAAATCTGTTAAATTCCAAACCTATAGATGTTTTTCTCTTAAGACCAGCAAACtaaggaagagaagaaaaatccaaaaagtCACTTGCTTTTTTAGTTGCTTATCATCAGGGTGAATACATCACAAAGAAGCCACAATCCTACAAGCATTTATGCcatcaacaaaaacataatacaattgaaaattttaatttaaaatcttattgcATATACACACACTCTCATATGTATGCTTGATGTGGTGCATGTAAATGTGTTTTAGCAAACATATATCCAAATCTAGATTGCCAAATGATAATATTTGTTAAGACTTAAGACTGACAATAACAATAGTTTAAAATGCAACGTACCTCATAGAGAAGGTGTTTCATTCGCTCACTTATAAGCCTACTTTCGTCTCTCAAGGCTAAACTAACAGCAGGGTGTAGCCATTGAGCATTGCTGAGCCAAGCCTCAACAGTGGGGTGACCTGCAAAAACATGGCACCACCATATAGGCCCAGCCGGATGCTCCCAATAAGGAGCTGCCAAATCTGCTACTGTAAAATCATCTTCAGAATCCTCAAATTCCAATTGATGAGAAGACCAGTCAGCATCAACCTGAACTGCTTGGACAAGTTCTGAAATTCTTGCCCATCCAATTGGTACCCAATGACCTCCCTCATACTTTTTAGATTGCCCAGCCTTATGGGCCTGGCCCTCCTTGTCGTCATCTGAGCCACCAAACAAACTGTCCCTTGAGACATTTACAGATGAAGGATCTGAGAGCTTCTTTTTGTCATCTGAAGGGACATGCATCTTTGAATGTTGGCCATTAACATGTAGTCTGTCTGTGATCTTTGATGAGGAGCTCGATTTAACCGATCTGTTTTGTCCTTTAATGTATTCAAAAGCACAAATAAGTCCATCTTTCCAAAGGTTATTTCCGTGATTGGGATCTCTACCGTGATAAGTTTTATGGCTATCTAGTTTCCTCGTGATTCCCGAGGAATGTGATTTACCTTCTGTATCACTCATTTTTCTGCTCTTAATGAAGCCAACATAGGGCTTTTAAGTTAGCTCTTCACCAGAAAAGCCACTCTTATATGAGGAAAGCTACACTGCTATGGCATTTGAAAAACTACGGATTTCAGGACACGATTTGACAATCAACATCAACCTTCCCTGACTTATCTGTTATCACAAATCAATGCTACAATTTGAAGGGAAAAGGTATTAATCTTACAATAGGACAGTACAGATATTCTTactgaaataaaaaagattaaaaaaaaaaaaaggcagaaaaggtgaatgaaaataatttaaacctcACTGTTCATTCATTTTGCTGTGGTAGTTAGTTAAAGTAAGAGATTATGAAAGAAAGTCTTTCAATAATGGTCTAAATCTA includes these proteins:
- the LOC100796976 gene encoding uncharacterized protein; protein product: MSDTEGKSHSSGITRKLDSHKTYHGRDPNHGNNLWKDGLICAFEYIKGQNRSVKSSSSSKITDRLHVNGQHSKMHVPSDDKKKLSDPSSVNVSRDSLFGGSDDDKEGQAHKAGQSKKYEGGHWVPIGWARISELVQAVQVDADWSSHQLEFEDSEDDFTVADLAAPYWEHPAGPIWWCHVFAGHPTVEAWLSNAQWLHPAVSLALRDESRLISERMKHLLYEVPVRVAGGLLFELLGQSAGDPLVEEDDIPIVLRSWQSQNFLVTVMHIKGSVSRINVLGITEVQELLSAGGYNMPRTVHEVIALLACRLSRWDDRLFRKSIFGAADEIELKFMNRRNHEDLNLFILILNQEIRKLSTQVIRVKWSLHARDEIVFELLQHLKGNGARTLLEGIKKSTREMIEEQEAVRGRLFTIQDVMQSTVRAWLQDRSLRVTHNLAVFGGVGVVLTIITGLFGINVDGIPGAEQTPYAFGVFTAILVVLGVVLIAVGMVYLGLKNPVVEEQVEVRKLELQELVKMFQHEAETHAQMRKNISPKNLPPTAGDAFRSDADYLVIQ